The bacterium DNA window ATCCTGCCGCCAAAGAGCGGTTCATCCAGGAGGCGCAGGCAGCCTCGGCGCTGGAGCATCCCAACATCTGCAATAGCCACGAGATCAACGAGACCGAGGATGGGAGGCTCTACATCGTCATGGCCTATTATGAGGGGCAGACGCTGAAGGAAACAGTCGGCAGTAGGCAGTTGGCAATCAGCAAGGAGCAGCCGGCAGTAAGCAGTAGGCAGTTGGCAATAGACAAGGCGATTGAGATTGCGTTGCAGATTGCAGAAGGTTTGAGAGAAGCGCATGAGAAAGGCATTGTCCATCGCGACATCAAGCCGGCCAACATCATGATCACCGACAGAGGCCAGGTGAAAATCCTCGATTTCGGCCTGGCCAAACTGGCGGGACAGGTCAGGCTGACCAAGACCGGTTCGACGGTGGGCACGGCAGCCTACATGTCCCCCGAGCAGATTCGCGGACAGGAGATGGATGGGCGCGCGGATATTTTTTCGTTGGGCGTGGTCTTGTACGAACTGCTGACCGGCCGGCTGCCGTTCGCGGGCGAGTACGAGGCGGCGATGAGTTACGCCATTCTGAACGAGACGCCCACATCGGTGCGCTCTCTGCGGCCGGAAGTGCCGCCGGCTCTGGAAAAAATAGTGGAGCGTTGTCTGCATAAAGAACGAGACAAAAGGTGCCAACGATCTGCAGAACTCATCGATGATCTGCGCAAGGTGCAACCGGAGCTTTCTGCCATGAACAAAATACCGGTAAAATCCGCAAAACGATGGCGGCGGGCCGGCGCGACCATGCTGGCGCTGTTACTTCTGGGAGTGGTGCTTTTTTACACCCGCACCCCATCCCCCTCTCGCGACCTCAAATCCATTGCCGTGCTGCCGTTCAAGAATCTCAGCGACAGCAAGGAGGACGAGTATTTCAGCGACGGCATCACCGACGATATCATCGCGCAGCTGTCAAAAATCACCGACCTCAAGGTTATTTCGCGCACTTCGACGATGCGCTACAAAGGGATGAATAAAAGTATCCACGAGATCGGCGAAGAACTCAAGGTGGCCACTATTTTGGAAGGAAGTGTCCGCCATGCAGGCAATCAGGTGCGGATAGTCGCCCAACTGATCGATGCCCGAAATGAAGGACATATCTGGGCGGAGACTTATGATAAAGGCATGACGCAGATTTTTACCGTGCAGAGCGATGTCGCTCAACAGATCGCCGCGGCGCTCAAGGCCAAACTTTCTCCGTCCGAAAAAGGGCGGATCGAGAAGAAGCAGACCGAAAATCCCGAAGCCTATCAGCTCTATCTCAAAGGACGGTATCATTGGAACAAGAGGCGTCCGGATGATATTGAAACAGCGATCGCATATTTCAATCAAGCGACTGAAAAAGATTCGTATTATGCGCAGGCTTATACCGGGTTGGCATCGGCCTATGTGATCATGTACGCCTATGGAGGTGCGTCTGGAGTTGAGTCGAAAAAATGGTTCACCCATGCACAGCAAATGGCGGAGAAGGCATTGGCAATCGATTCCACGCTTGCAGAGGCGCATGCGGTATTGGGTCTGATCGCTGAAGATCGCTATTTTGATTGGGCTGGCGCTGAAAGACATTACCGGCGGGCGATCGAGCTCGATCCCAGCTATGCTACCCATTGGTACTCTTCCATGCTTTATGTTCAAGGCAGGTTTATTGAGGCCCATGCAGAGGCCAGGCGGGCACTGGAGCTGGATCCTCTATCGTTGATCATCAATACCAATTTGGGAGACGTATATTATGCCATGAGAGAGTATGACCAGGCGCTGAAACAGTATAAGAATACACTCGCTCTGGATGCGACCGTTCCCTGGGCTCATACAGGCATGGGTTCGATTTATGAAATACAGGGACGGATCGACGAAGCCATTGTGGAATATGAAAAAGCAAAAAATCTTGCGCAAGATATCCCCTTCACCGTTTCTTGTCTCGGCTGTATCTATGTAAAGGCCGGCAGGAAGCACGACGCCATCAAGGTGCTGGACGAGCTTTTACGAATGGCACAGCGAGGCATGAATGTTACCACCAGCCTTGCCTGTCTATATTATCGGCTCGGCGAGAAAGATAGAGCATTCGAATGGTTTGACAAAGCTTTTGAGGAGCGTGATATCTGGTTGCGATTCCTCAGCTATGATCCGCTCTGGGATGATCTCCGCGCTGAGCCGAGGTGCATCGCTTTGCTGAAAAAAATGGGGTTGCGTAAATGATCGGAACGACCGTTCCACTATATAACATCCTAGAAAAATTAGGAAGGCAGCATGTTTTCAATATCAACAAATACTATAGCTTGATCCAGCGCCAAGAGAGGTATATTGTATGATTGGAAAAACGATTTCTCACTATAAAATCCTCGAAAAACTCGGCGAAGGCGGCATGGGGGTGGTCTACAAAGCCGAGGACACCCGGCTCAAACGCACGGTGGCTCTCAAATTTCTGAATACGGAATTGATGCGCGATCCGCAAGCAAGAGAGCGGTTCCTCCATGAGGCGCAAGCCGCCTCCTCATTGAATCATCCCAACATTGCTGTAATTTATGAAATTAATGAAGACGAACCGCAATGCTTTATCTGCATGGAGTACGTCGAGGGAAAATCCATAAAACAGCTCATCGAAGAAAAGACTCTATCCATGGCGGACATTTTAAAAATGGCCGTCGCGACCGGGGAAGGACTGTACGCCGCGCACCAGAAAGGGATCGTGCATCGCGATATCAAGCCGGATAATATCATGGTGACCGGCGACGGCCTGGTCAAGATCATGGATTTCGGCCTGGCGAAATACACGGGGGCGAGCAGAGTCACCCGCGAGGGTACAACACTTGGAACAGTGCCCTACATGTCGCCGGAGCAGGTTCAGGGGATCGATGTGGATCACCGCTCTGATATTTTCTCATTCGGAACGGTTTTGTATGAGATGATCACCGGTCGACTTCCCTTCAGAGGTGAGCATGAGGCGGCCGTCATTTACTCGATCATCCATGAAGCGCCCGAGCCTTTGGCCCGCTATAAAGCCGAGGTGCCGGAGGGCTTGCAGCATGTTATCGACAAGGCTCTGGCCAAGGCAAAAGAGGAACGCTATCAGCATGTCGATGAAATGGTGTCCGATCTGCGCACCGTGGTGCGACTTGTGCCGCTGGTGGTGAAAAAGAGCCGCAAGAGAAAAAAGGTCGCATTATGTGCAGCCGTTGGCATGGTTCTTTTGTTGTTGCTGGCGCTGGGTGTCCTCCGCTTGTGGCAAAAACCGGCGGCCGGCGGCGAAAAATCGATCGCCGTTCTTCCTTTTGCCGATTTTAGTCCGCAAAAGGATCAGGAATATTTCTGCGACGGTTTGACGGAAGAGCTGATCAATCGTTTGAGCCATATTCAAAAGTTGCGGGTGCCGGCGCGGACCTCGGCTTTTATATTCAAAGACAAGATGGGAGACATCAAGGCGATCGGCGAAAAACTCAAGGTGCAAACGGTGCTGGAGGGGAGCGTGCGCAAAGCCGGAGATGAACTGAGGGTCACCGCCCAGCTCATCAACGTCGCCGACGGCTATCATCTCTGGTCCGAGACCTATGACCGCAAGTTGGCGGACGTCTTTGCGATTCAGGACGAAATCTCTGCGGCTATCGTCCATGCCCTGCAGTTAAAACTGACGCCGCAGGAGGCGCAGGGACTTGCGCAGCATGCGATCGAAAATATCAAAGCGTATGAATTGTACCTGAAGGCATGGCGGCAGATTTATCGCTTTGATGAAAAGTCCCTCGATAGCGCTTTTGTCTTTCTGCAAACCGCGATCGACATCGTGGGCGACAATGCCCAGCTCTATTCGGGCATGTCGACGGCCTATGCCATGCGCGCGAATATCGGCATCGGCCAGGAGGATGATCTTGTAAAGGCGGAAGAGTATGCAAAGAAAGCCCTGGCTCTGAATCCCGGCCTGGCGAGTGCGCTGGTGGAACTAAATATCCTTTCAATTTATGATGCGTATCCTAAAAACTGGTATAACGCTTTTCGCTATACGAAAAGAGCCCTGGCGGCGAATCCATTTTCGTCAGATGCCCTTCGTGCTCTCGCAATTGATTACGCACAAATAGGCCGGCCTGAGGAGGCGCTGAAATATGCCGATTTATTCGAAAAATATGATCCATTGAATCACTGGCGCCATGCGGTGCGGGGATTGTGCTGCCATTATGATGGCCGGTTTGAGCCTGCGATACAACACTTTCGTATGTTTTATCAGGCCGATTCGACCAGCCCGAACGCGCGGACGCTCTATATGCAGGCATTGGCCTATGGCGGCAAGTGGGATGAGGCGCTCGCCCTGGCCGATCGCAAACAAGCGCCTTCGGCCCGGAATGTACAGGATATTTTCGCTCTTTTGCTGAAATGCGCCATTTTGAAAGACAAAGAGGACGCCTTGCGGCTGATGACCCCGGAATTCGTCAAGACCTGCAGGAGGGATTTTGAGTGGTCTTTTTACGTTGCCGATCGCATGTCGCTCCTCGGCGCCCGGGAGGAAGCGCTGGACTGGCTGGAGAATGCCATCACCCGCGGGTTTATCAACTATCCGTTTTTACAATGCAATCCATTGCTCGATCCTGTTCGCGATGAGGAGCGTTTCAGGAACCTCATGGCACGCGCGAAAAAGGAGTGGCAAAATTTTGAGGTGCCGGAATGATCGGCCAAACTATTTCCCACTATACAATACTCGAAAAACTCGGCGAAGGCGGCATGGGCATGGTCTATAAAGCCGAAGACACGAAACTCAAACGCATCGTCGCTTTAAAGTTTTTACCAAAAGAATGGGAGGCCCATGAACCGGAGCGCGCTCGCTTCATGCAAGAAGCGCAGGCCGCTTCGGCGCTCAACCATCCAAACATCTGCGCCATCCATGCGTTGGGAGAACACGAAGAACACCAATTTATCGATATGGAATATGTTGAGGGGAGAACGCTCCGTACATTGCTTGAAGAAAAGGAGTTGTTGCTCCACAAAGCAATAGATATGGCCCTGCAAATTTGTGAAGGACTACACGCCGCACACAAGAAGGGCATTGTTCACAGAGACATCAAGCCGGACAATATCATGGTGACCGACGAGGGCCCGGTCAAAATCATGGATTTTGGTCTGGCCAAGTTGAGGGGTACATCAAAGCTTACTAAAACGCATTCCACTCTCGGCACCATCGCGTATATGTCGCCGGAACAGGCTCGTGGCGAGGAAGTGGACCAGCGCTCGGATATCTTTTCGCTCGGCGCCGTACTCTACGAGATGATCACCGGCCGACGGCCGTTCAAAGGTGAACATGAAGCGGCTATGATGTATTCGCTCATGAACGAAACACCCGAACCATTGGCAAGATATAAATCGAATATTCCTGACGGGCTGCAACGGGTTGTCGAAAAGGCATTGTCTAAGGAACAAAAGGAACGCTATCAGCACGTCGACGAGATGATGGCGGATCTGCGCAGAGTTCAAAATACCATATCGGGTGGGATGGCATCCAAAGCCAACAAGTCTAAAAAGTTGTGGATTGTTGTCGCCGCTGTTGTTTTCCTCGCTGCTGTCGGCCTGTATCTTTTCTATCCAAAATCGGCCCCAATAACACCGACAAGAAAATCTATTGCCGTTCTGCCATTCAAGAATCTAAGCGACAGTAAAGAGGATGAGTATTTCTCCGATGGCCTGACAGAGGACATTATCACCCAGCTATCCAAGATAAGTGGAATTGATAAAGTGATAGCACGGACTTCGGTGATGCGATACAAGCAAACCGATAAGAGCATACGCGATATCGGCAAGGAACTTGATGTCACCACCATTCTGGAGGGCAGTGTTCGACGGGCCGGGAATCAGGTCCGGGTTGTGGCTCAATTAATCGATGTGAAAAATGAAGGGCATCTGTGGGCGGACACATATGACAAGGAGATGACACAGGTCTTTGCCATCCAGAGCGATGTCGCCCAGCAAATCGCCGCAGCCCTTGAGGCAAAAATGACGCCTGCCGTGAAAAAAAGTATCGAGAAGAAACAGACTGAAAATACCGAGGCGTATCAGCTCTATCTCAAAGGACGTTTCTATTGGAACAAACGTACGCTACCTGATCTGCAAAAGTCGATTGAATACTTTAATCAGGCGCTTGCCAAGGATCATGATTATGCACTGGCTTATGCTGGATTGGCAAGTTCTTATGTTATACTGCCTGCATTCGGACTTTTAATTGAAGAGTACTATCAGAAGGCAGAAGAGGCGGCCACCAAAGCACTGGAGTTTGATTCCACACTCGCCGAGGCGCACACAGTTCTGGCACAGATAAAGGAGAATCATTATGATTGGACGACGGCAGAACGTATATACCGGCGAGCCATCGAATTAAATCCAGGCTATGCGACCGCCCGCCAGTGGTACAGCGGGCTGTTGAATACACTCGGCAGGTTTGATGAAGCTTTAGCCGAAGCCGGCAGGGCGGTGGAGCTCGATCCACTTTCCCTGATTATCAACTACAATTTGAGCCGAACCCTGTTGTATATGCGGCAGTATCAGCAGGCTGTAGATCAGTGCAATAAAGGAATTGAGCTTGACCCTAATTTTCCATGGAGTTATTCCGTTCGCGGCAACATAGCTGAAGCGCTCGGAAAATACGACGAGGCAATAAAGGATTATCAGAAAGCGAGACTGCTTTCGCATAGCAGCGATCCCAATACGATAGGAGATATCGGAGCAGTTTATGCGCGGACCGGCAGGAGGGATGATGCCGTGAAAGCGCTTCGCGAACTGGACGAATATACCAGGCAGGGATATTCGGTCAGCTATTATATGGCCTATGTTTATTATCGACTCGGCGATGAGGATCGAACATTCGCATT harbors:
- a CDS encoding protein kinase — translated: MIGQIVSHYRIVEKLGEGGMGVVYKAEDTKLKRIVALKFLMPTLTADPAAKERFIQEAQAASALEHPNICNSHEINETEDGRLYIVMAYYEGQTLKETVGSRQLAISKEQPAVSSRQLAIDKAIEIALQIAEGLREAHEKGIVHRDIKPANIMITDRGQVKILDFGLAKLAGQVRLTKTGSTVGTAAYMSPEQIRGQEMDGRADIFSLGVVLYELLTGRLPFAGEYEAAMSYAILNETPTSVRSLRPEVPPALEKIVERCLHKERDKRCQRSAELIDDLRKVQPELSAMNKIPVKSAKRWRRAGATMLALLLLGVVLFYTRTPSPSRDLKSIAVLPFKNLSDSKEDEYFSDGITDDIIAQLSKITDLKVISRTSTMRYKGMNKSIHEIGEELKVATILEGSVRHAGNQVRIVAQLIDARNEGHIWAETYDKGMTQIFTVQSDVAQQIAAALKAKLSPSEKGRIEKKQTENPEAYQLYLKGRYHWNKRRPDDIETAIAYFNQATEKDSYYAQAYTGLASAYVIMYAYGGASGVESKKWFTHAQQMAEKALAIDSTLAEAHAVLGLIAEDRYFDWAGAERHYRRAIELDPSYATHWYSSMLYVQGRFIEAHAEARRALELDPLSLIINTNLGDVYYAMREYDQALKQYKNTLALDATVPWAHTGMGSIYEIQGRIDEAIVEYEKAKNLAQDIPFTVSCLGCIYVKAGRKHDAIKVLDELLRMAQRGMNVTTSLACLYYRLGEKDRAFEWFDKAFEERDIWLRFLSYDPLWDDLRAEPRCIALLKKMGLRK
- a CDS encoding protein kinase; translation: MIGKTISHYKILEKLGEGGMGVVYKAEDTRLKRTVALKFLNTELMRDPQARERFLHEAQAASSLNHPNIAVIYEINEDEPQCFICMEYVEGKSIKQLIEEKTLSMADILKMAVATGEGLYAAHQKGIVHRDIKPDNIMVTGDGLVKIMDFGLAKYTGASRVTREGTTLGTVPYMSPEQVQGIDVDHRSDIFSFGTVLYEMITGRLPFRGEHEAAVIYSIIHEAPEPLARYKAEVPEGLQHVIDKALAKAKEERYQHVDEMVSDLRTVVRLVPLVVKKSRKRKKVALCAAVGMVLLLLLALGVLRLWQKPAAGGEKSIAVLPFADFSPQKDQEYFCDGLTEELINRLSHIQKLRVPARTSAFIFKDKMGDIKAIGEKLKVQTVLEGSVRKAGDELRVTAQLINVADGYHLWSETYDRKLADVFAIQDEISAAIVHALQLKLTPQEAQGLAQHAIENIKAYELYLKAWRQIYRFDEKSLDSAFVFLQTAIDIVGDNAQLYSGMSTAYAMRANIGIGQEDDLVKAEEYAKKALALNPGLASALVELNILSIYDAYPKNWYNAFRYTKRALAANPFSSDALRALAIDYAQIGRPEEALKYADLFEKYDPLNHWRHAVRGLCCHYDGRFEPAIQHFRMFYQADSTSPNARTLYMQALAYGGKWDEALALADRKQAPSARNVQDIFALLLKCAILKDKEDALRLMTPEFVKTCRRDFEWSFYVADRMSLLGAREEALDWLENAITRGFINYPFLQCNPLLDPVRDEERFRNLMARAKKEWQNFEVPE
- a CDS encoding protein kinase — its product is MIGQTISHYTILEKLGEGGMGMVYKAEDTKLKRIVALKFLPKEWEAHEPERARFMQEAQAASALNHPNICAIHALGEHEEHQFIDMEYVEGRTLRTLLEEKELLLHKAIDMALQICEGLHAAHKKGIVHRDIKPDNIMVTDEGPVKIMDFGLAKLRGTSKLTKTHSTLGTIAYMSPEQARGEEVDQRSDIFSLGAVLYEMITGRRPFKGEHEAAMMYSLMNETPEPLARYKSNIPDGLQRVVEKALSKEQKERYQHVDEMMADLRRVQNTISGGMASKANKSKKLWIVVAAVVFLAAVGLYLFYPKSAPITPTRKSIAVLPFKNLSDSKEDEYFSDGLTEDIITQLSKISGIDKVIARTSVMRYKQTDKSIRDIGKELDVTTILEGSVRRAGNQVRVVAQLIDVKNEGHLWADTYDKEMTQVFAIQSDVAQQIAAALEAKMTPAVKKSIEKKQTENTEAYQLYLKGRFYWNKRTLPDLQKSIEYFNQALAKDHDYALAYAGLASSYVILPAFGLLIEEYYQKAEEAATKALEFDSTLAEAHTVLAQIKENHYDWTTAERIYRRAIELNPGYATARQWYSGLLNTLGRFDEALAEAGRAVELDPLSLIINYNLSRTLLYMRQYQQAVDQCNKGIELDPNFPWSYSVRGNIAEALGKYDEAIKDYQKARLLSHSSDPNTIGDIGAVYARTGRRDDAVKALRELDEYTRQGYSVSYYMAYVYYRLGDEDRTFALLEKSIHAHDTSVMDLSGNPIWDDLRPDPRFVALLKKVGLRK